Part of the Sulfuricella denitrificans skB26 genome is shown below.
CTCTTCGGTGGTGTCGAACGGCAAGTCGTTGAATTCTTCAGCCAACGTGCGGAGAAAAGAATCGAATGCCAGCTTGATCGGCAACTCGCTGTAACGTATCTGCAGCCTTTCCGCCATAATCTGTGCGTCCTGCAGGCTGATGTCGGCAGTGAATTCAGACGGCATCATCACCGCCTGCACCCGTTCAGCACCCACCGCATCCACCGCTATCGCCAGCGTCAGCGCAGAGTCGATTCCCCCGGACAGTCCCAACACGACACCGGGAAAACCATTTTTCATTACATAATCCCGAACGCCCAGACACAATGCCTTGTACACGGATGCCTCGACCGGCGGCTGCGGAACGACCTCTCCCAGCAGTGGCCGATCATTCTCAAGCTCTACGATGCGCAACGCCTCCTCGAATGCCGGGAGCTGGTGAACCAGCACACCCGCGCCGTCCATAACGAAAGAGGCGCCATCGAATACCAGTTCGTCCTGGCCGCCAACCAGGTTGACATAGAAAACTGGCAACCCGCATTCGCCGATCCGCTCACGAACCGCATGGTAGCGCGAAACCTGCTTGTCCATATGATAGGGAGAGGCGTTCAGCACCAGCAACAAATCAGCATTCGCGTTGAGCGCACAGGTAGCGGCACCTTCTTCCCAGATATCGGCGCAGATGTTGATGCCTAATTTGATGCCATCAGCTTCGAACACACACGGTTCGGTGCCGGGAGAGAAATAGCGCACTTCATCAAAAACGGAATGATTGGGCAATATCTGCTTGTGATAAGAGCTGACAACCTTGCCGTCACGCAGCACCGAGGCGGCGTTGTAGCGCTGCCCATCCACCTGCTGTGGATGACCGATCACCAGGGTGATCCCTTGCGTATCCCGTGCCAATCCGAACAGAGCCTGGTCGCAAGCTGCATAGAAACCATCGCGCAACAGCAGGTCTTCCGGTGGATAGCCGGTCAGGGACAACTCAGGAGTCACCATCACCTGCACGCCAGCCGCCTTGGCTCGATTAGCATAATCGAGTATTTTCGCGACGTTGCCGGCCAGGTCGCCGACCGTGCAGTTGATTTGGGCGATAGCGATCTTCATGATTTTTTGTTGATTGCCTCGACTACCGCTTCGC
Proteins encoded:
- a CDS encoding NAD+ synthase, producing MKIAIAQINCTVGDLAGNVAKILDYANRAKAAGVQVMVTPELSLTGYPPEDLLLRDGFYAACDQALFGLARDTQGITLVIGHPQQVDGQRYNAASVLRDGKVVSSYHKQILPNHSVFDEVRYFSPGTEPCVFEADGIKLGINICADIWEEGAATCALNANADLLLVLNASPYHMDKQVSRYHAVRERIGECGLPVFYVNLVGGQDELVFDGASFVMDGAGVLVHQLPAFEEALRIVELENDRPLLGEVVPQPPVEASVYKALCLGVRDYVMKNGFPGVVLGLSGGIDSALTLAIAVDAVGAERVQAVMMPSEFTADISLQDAQIMAERLQIRYSELPIKLAFDSFLRTLAEEFNDLPFDTTEENIQARIRGTLLMALSNKYGSIVLTTGNKSEMAVGYATLYGDMAGGFAVLKDVPKTLVYRLARYRNSLGEVIPERVITRAPSAELRHNQTDQDALPPYEILDAIMEAYVEHDLCPHDIIAHGYAEKDVRRVVKLIDSNEFKRRQAPVGVRVTPRGFGKDRRYPITSKYRPWLE